In the Oncorhynchus gorbuscha isolate QuinsamMale2020 ecotype Even-year unplaced genomic scaffold, OgorEven_v1.0 Un_scaffold_3073, whole genome shotgun sequence genome, TAATATGTAACTAAAACCGGTTAAATCCATCCTCACAACAATAGTAATAACAGGGCATTGTGTGTGTCAGGTATAGCATTGACTACTGTATATGTGGCAGAGTGTGGGGAACAGGACCAGAGTCAGCTCTAACTGAGCCAGAGGATAAACATGGGAGGTCCCACCCAGGAAGAGCAGGACAGCCAATGGGAGCCAGGCCTCGTGTCATGTGACGGCCATGTTCTGGCCCACCGCCTCAGGGGTGAGGAATTGCACTTTGGGCACGGTGAGGGCCGAGTTGTTCCTCCGCATGGTGCCGGAGCTCCCGCCGCCGTTCCTCATGGAGTTGTTCCGCCTCATTGAGTTCCTCTTCCTCAGTGAGTTCTGGTGGCTCAGCTCGCTCTTCTGCAGCGTCTGGATGAGTATGGAGGGCTTCTCGTCCAGCTCGCGGGCCGAACACCTCGGTGTCGCCACCTTGACCGTGTTCCCAAACTTGGAGTAGTCCACCGAGTACACCCCGTCCTCCTCGGTCACGATGGGCACGAAGCGGTGACCCCACTGGATCTCCTCGGTGACGTAGGAGGTCCGGGCCTGGGTGGTGATGCCCGTTGTCTCCACCACGCCCTCCAAGATCACAATCAGATGGCATGATCAAAACCCTCACAGATCCCTCCAGGTCGCTGCACTGCAGCTCCATGGCCGACAGGTCGTACAGCGGACTGTCCTTATTGATGGTATGGCAGATAATGAGTGGCGCCAAGAGGAAGATGGAGTTACTCGCCGCGGCGCTCTCCGTTTGCACGTCGATCTGGTGGATAGGGATGACCTCGCTTTCGGGGGTGGTGGTCTTGCGTACCACCTGGAGGCGGACGGCAGCGCCAATGATCATGGACTTGCGGAGGTCGCCCACACGGGTCATGAAGCAGAGGCGATTGTTGCGCACGGCGATGACGGCGTTGCGGCTGAAAATAAGATATGACAAGAAAAGATAACTTTATTGTCCATTCTCTTTACCGATCACATTTTCTTTACAGATTTGTCAGCCAGAGTGTACCCCCTGGATCAGATTTATCAGCCAGAGTGTACCCCCTGGATCAGATTTATCAGCCAGAGTGTACCCCCTAGATCAGATTTATCAGCCAGAGTGTACCCCCTGGATAAGATTTATCAGCCAGAGTGTACCCCCTGGATCAGATTGATCAGCCAGAGTGTACCCCCTAGATCAGATTGATCAGCCAGAGTGTACCCCCTGGATCAGATTTATCAGCCAGAGTATACCCCCTGGATCAGATTTGTCAGCCAGAGTGTACCCCCTGGATCAGATTTATCAGCCAGAGTGTACCCCCTGGATCAGATTGATCAGCCAGAGTGTACCCCCTGGATCAGATTTATCAGCCAGAGTGTACCCCCTGGATCAGATTTGTCAGCCAGAGTGTACCCCCTGGATCATATTTGAgggcttgctcaagggcacaacagcaGGAGATGGCATGTGTACAAAACCCTCAAACTTTGACCATTCAAAACCTGCTCTCTGAATCTGGGGCATAGAGACACAAACTTTACAACTATTTTTCAGTATCTAGGATAATGATATGGATATACTAGGTCTGTGTTATATGGATATACTAGGTCTGTGTTATATGGATATACTAGGTCTGTGTTATATGGATATACTAGGTCTGTGTTATATGGATATACTAGGTCTGTATGATATGGATATACTAGGTCTGTATGATATGGATATACTAGGTCTGTATGATATGGATATACTAGGTCTGTATGATATGGATATACTAGGTCTGTATGATATGGATATACTAGGTCTGTGTTATATGGATATACTAGGTCTGTGTTATATGGATATACTAGGTCTGTATGATATGGATATACTTGGTCTGTGTTATATGGATATACTAGGTCTGTATGATATGGATATACTAGGTCTGTGTTATATGGATATACTAGGTCTGTGTTATATGGATATACTAGGTCTGTGTTATATGGATATACTTGGTCTGTGTTATATGGATATACTTGGTCTGTGTTATATGGATATACTAGGTCTGTGTTATATGGATATACTAGGTCTGTGTTATATGGATATACTAGGTCTGTGTTATATGGATATACTAGGTCTGTATGATATGGATATACTAGGTCTGTGTGATATGGATATACTAGGTCTGTGTTATATGGATATACTAGGTCTGTATGATATGGATATACTAGGTCTGTGTTATATGGATATACTAGGTCTGTGTTATATGGATATACTAGGTCTGTGTTATATGGATATACTAGGTCTGTGTTATATGGATATACTAGGTCTGTGTTATATGGATATACTAGGTCTGTGTTATATGGATATACTAGGTCTGTGTTATATGGATATACTAGGTCTGTATGATATGGATATACTAGGTCTGTATGATATGGATATACTAGGTCTGTGTTATATGGATATACTAGGTCTGTATGATATGGATATACTAGGTCTGTGTTATATGGATATACTAGGTCTGTGTTATATGGATATACTAGGTCTGTATGATATGGATATACTAGGTCTGTATGATATGGATATACTAGGTCTGTGTTATATGGATATACTAGGTCTGTGTTATATGGATATACTAGGTCTGTGTTATATGGATATACTAGGTCTGTGTTATATGGATATACTAGGTCTGTATGAAATGGATATACTAGGTCGGTGTTATATGGATATACTAGGTCTGTATGATATGGATATACTAGGTCTGTGTTATATGGATATACTAGGTCTGTGTTATATGGATATACTAGGTCTGTATGATATGGATATACTAGGTCTGTGTTATATGGATATACTAGGTCTGTGTTATATGGATATACTAGGTCTGTGTTATATGGATATACTAGGTCTGTGTTATATGGATATACTAGGTCTGTGTTATATGGATATACTAGGTCTGTGTTATATGGATATACTAGGTCTGTGTTATATGGATATACTAGGTCTGTGTTATATGGATATACTAGGTCTGTGTTATATGGATATACTAGGTCTGTGTTATATGGATATACTAGGTCTGTGTTATATGGATATACTAGGTCTGTGTTATATGGATATACTAGGTCTGTGTTATATGGATATACTAGGTCTGTGTTATATGGATATACTAGGTCTGTGTTATATGGATATACTAGGTCTGTGTTATATGGATATACTAGGTCTGTGTTATATGGATATACTAGGTCTGTATGATATGGATATACTAGGTCTGTGTTATATAGATATACTAGGTCTGTGTTATATGGATATACTAGGTCTGTATGATATGGATATACTAGGTCTGTGTTATATGGATATACTAGGTCTGTATGATATGGATATACTAGGTCTGTGTTATATGGATATACTAGGTCTGTATGATATGGATATACTAGGTCTGTGTGATATGGATATACTAGGTCTGTGTTATATGGATATACTAGGTCTGTATGATATGGATATACTAGGTCTGTGTTATATGGATATACTAGGTCTGTGTTATATGGATATACTAGGTCTGTGTTATATGGATATACTAGGTCTGTGTTATATGGATATACTAGGTCTGTGTTATATGGATATACTAGGTCTGTGTTATATGGATATACTAGGTCTGTGTTATATGGATATACTAGGTCTGTGTTATATGGATATACTAGGTCTGTGTTATATGGATATACTAGGTCTGTGTTATATGGATATACTAGGTCTGTGTTATATGGATATACTAGGTCTGTGTTATATGGATATACTTGGTCTGTGTGATATGAgcaaataatctaacaatctaacctAGCATGCAACCTTATAGAGAATCAAACAGTGTGGAGGAGGAACTGGGCTGCGTGATTGACAAGGGGTGGGGCTAAGTGTCTGTGGGAAACAGCcacaagaggagagggagagactgcaAACAAAGTCAACTATAAAAACTGACTTTACACAGGGTTTAGTGGCATCTCATATA is a window encoding:
- the LOC124017675 gene encoding LOW QUALITY PROTEIN: ATP-sensitive inward rectifier potassium channel 8-like (The sequence of the model RefSeq protein was modified relative to this genomic sequence to represent the inferred CDS: deleted 1 base in 1 codon) is translated as MLARKSIIPEEFSLPGLASRIHRKPVFRDRVNKARFIAKSGSCNLAHKNIREQGRFLQDVFTTLVDLKWRFTLVIFTMTFLCSWLLFAMCWWLVAFAHGDLVPNRTSGIEQCVTNVKSFTSAFLFSIEVQVTIGFGHRMITEQCPTAIAVLIFQNIAGLIINAIMLGCIFMKTAQSHRRAETLIFSRNAVIAVRNNRLCFMTRVGDLRKSMIIGAAVRLQVVRKTTTPESEVIPIHQIDVQTESAAASNSIFLLAPLIICHTINKDSPLYDLSAMELQCSDLEGSVRVLIMPLIVILEGVVETTGITTQARTSYVTEEIQWGHRFVPIVTEEDGVYSVDYSKFGNTVKVATPRCSARELDEKPSILIQTLQKSELSHQNSLRKRNSMRRNNSMRNGGGSSGTMRRNNSALTVPKVQFLTPEAVGQNMAVT